The proteins below are encoded in one region of Triticum aestivum cultivar Chinese Spring chromosome 1B, IWGSC CS RefSeq v2.1, whole genome shotgun sequence:
- the LOC123095846 gene encoding uncharacterized protein, translated as MFTCHISYKKNWGGLYQDVNMDGSLTGCALFGSSTTTLSAHNEEKTAITVAVGGNEPSGRYILVAGRSDEKDGVRLPIPVGVLKPAITYRVAGWISLGGAGAAPGTSHPVRIHLDVDENGSESQLVEYGAVCTQEGARTEIMGAFRLRTEPRSAAAVCVHGAPAGVDVKVMDLRVSPVDHKARFRQLKDKTDKRDVILKVGAGAAAASVRVV; from the exons ATGTTCACATGTCATATTAgttataaaaaaaattggggcggCTTGTATCAGGACGTGAACATGGACGGCAGCCTCACTGGCTGCGCACTGTTCGGCTCGAGCACGACGACGCTGTCGGCGCACAATGAGGAGAAGACGGCCATCACCGTGGCCGTGGGTGGCAACGAGCCCAGCGGCCGGTACATCCTGGTGGCGGGGCGCTCCGACGAGAAGGACGGCGTGCGCCTGCCGATTCCAGTGGGCGTCCTGAAGCCTGCGATCACGTACCGCGTGGCCGGGTGGATCAGCCTCGGCGGCGCAGGAGCGGCACCGGGCACAAGCCACCCGGTGCGCATCCACCTTGACGTGGACGAGAATGGCAGCGAGAGCCAGCTGGTGGAGTACGGCGCGGTGTGCACCCAGGAGGGCGCGCGGACGGAGATCATGGGCGCCTTCCGCCTCAGGACGGAGCCGCGCAGCGCCGCCGCGGTTTGCGTCCACGGCGCCCCTGCCGGCGTCGATGTCAAGGTCATGGATCTCCGCGTCTCCCCGGTGGACCACAAGGCGCGCTTCAGGCAACTCAAGGACAAGACTGACAAG AGGGACGTGATTCTCAAGGTGggagcgggagcggcggcggcgtccgtgcgCGTGGTGTAG
- the LOC123080019 gene encoding alpha-amylase/subtilisin inhibitor-like — MKTIFFFLLLLPINTCSANNTTQLVYDTEGNVLNSKSNYYMLPAKPASGGGLKAVPTGLRCLHFVVQERSETLLGTPLRFTPLPEHASATEPICLSSDIWIEFHDLRSFCSDVLDWHLTEQVPESSSGEPKHVAAGSEEGLRSFGVFRVERHGTDLSGYKIVSCASKGPCRDLGLHVYKDKTWLTEKNYIGVFLLASRGNPCRHVHCIATVVFMLCNVFHHFAIKRY; from the exons ATGAaaaccatcttcttcttcctcctcctcctccccatcaaCACTTGCTCTGCTAACAACACCACCCAACTAGTCTATGACACAGAAGGCAACGTGCTAAATAGCAAGTCAAATTACTACATGCTCCCAGCAAAACCTGCGAGCGGTGGCGGCCTCAAAGCCGTCCCAACCGGTCTACGGTGCCTACATTTTGTGGTCCAGGAGCGCAGCGAGACTCTCCTCGGCACACCCCTGCGATTCACGCCATTGCCAGAACACGCTTCAGCCACTGAGCCGATCTGCCTGTCGAGTGACATATGGATCGAGTTCCACGACTTGAGAAGCTTTTGCTCCGACGTGCTAGATTGGCACCTTACCGAACAGGTGCCGGAGTCGTCATCAGGAGAGCCTAAACACGTGGCCGCCGGTAGTGAAGAGGGCCTAAGATCGTTTGGGGTGTTCCGGGTTGAGAGGCATGGCACAGATCTCTCCGGATATAAAATAGTTTCATGTGCTAGCAAGGGGCCATGCAGAGACCTAGGTTTGCATGTTTATAAGGATAAGACGTGGCTCACC GAAAAGAACTATATAGGTGTTTTTTTGCTTGCTTCTCGAGGTAATCCATGTAGGCATGTTCATTGTATCGCCACTGTGGTGTTCATGTTATGTAATGTGTTCCACCACTTTGCAATAAAGCGATACTAA